The proteins below come from a single Canis aureus isolate CA01 chromosome 14, VMU_Caureus_v.1.0, whole genome shotgun sequence genomic window:
- the TMEM74 gene encoding transmembrane protein 74, translating to MELHCLAKKSSQAVLCDAADWHSGGLPGDQADAAAVKAALCCQRHCMSTPRAAETEGSKLRPSPASPSSSLQDSAIQIDSLPPGPLNSGNNQITAGRKVCNCCSQELETSFTCVDENVNLEQKNRCSLSAKGSSHLGDLGWGNPNEWSHEPAISLISEDEDDVSSEATSSGKSVDYGFVSAILFLVTGILLVIISYVVPREVTVDPNTVAAREMERLEKESARLGAHLDRCVIAGLCLLTLGGVVLSCLLMMSMWKGELYRRNRFASSKESAKLYGSFNFRMKTCTNENTLELSLVEEDALDVQS from the coding sequence ATGGAGCTCCACTGCCTTGCTAAGAAGAGCAGCCAGGCGGTCCTGTGTGATGCTGCAGACTGGCATTCAGGAGGGCTTCCTGGTGACCAGGCAGATGCAGCAGCTGTCAAAGCTGCTCTCTGCTGCCAGAGACACTGTATGTCGACACCCAGAGCAGCTGAGACAGAAGGATCTAAACTTCGCCCTTCTCCAgcatccccctcctcctccctgcaagaCAGTGCTATTCAGATAGACTCTTTGCCACCAGGACCTCTCAACTCAGGGAACAACCAAATAACGGCAGGCCGGAAAGTCTGCAACTGCTGCAGCCAGGAATTAGAAACTTCTTTTACCTGCGTGGATGAGAATGTCAACTTAGAGCAAAAGAACCGATGTTCCCTTTCAGCAAAAGGAAGCAGTCATCTGGGAGACCTTGGCTGGGGAAATCCAAATGAGTGGTCCCATGAGCCTGCCATATCCTTGATATCTGAAGATGAGGATGATGTAAGTTCAGAAGCCACATCTTCAGGGAAGTCCGTAGACTATGGTTTCGTCAGTGCCATCTTGTTCTTGGTCACTGGCATCTTGCTGGTGATCATCTCTTACGTTGTCCCACGGGAAGTGACTGTGGATCCCAACACCGTGGCAGCCAGGGAGATGGAACGCTTGGAAAAGGAGAGCGCGAGGTTGGGGGCTCACCTGGACCGCTGTGTGATTGCAGGACTCTGCCTGCTTACGCTTGGGGGGGTCGTTCTGTCCTGTTTGCTAATGATGTCTATGTGGAAAGGGGAGCTGTATCGTCGCAACAGGTTTGCCTCTTCCAAAGAGTCTGCAAAACTCTACGGTTCTTTCAACTTCAGGATGAAAACCTGCACTAATGAAAATACCCTGGAACTGTCCTTGGTAGAGGAAGATGCTCTTGATGTACAGAGTTAA